One window of the Microvirga mediterraneensis genome contains the following:
- a CDS encoding cell wall hydrolase encodes MANYGPALLDFSPIANLGNTFLKARREAQEHEQKQQIRQTLASLGTGERSYDDIGKTLLSLGELNGGLGFLKLGQEEKLRGAQAAADREAYRLIGGGAPTYSTSTGTPRANIDNGVHVAETEEDVQRLERAMGQNTAPDLDKVVRTVYGEAGNQGAIGQAAVANVIANRAQQSGMTPTDVVLAKGQFEPWSDPAARARMESLDPNSPEYKQIAEIAQNALSGRGADPTGGADHFYAPKAQAALGRSAPAWDNGSGRDIGDHRFFRLGYGPQGPVQVAQADIPAAGAREAQGFAIPGQAQEAAQSPRIANLERALANPNLSENARRTLQARLDREYKLFDEARKPNVTTQVINGRVVLVDQNARTAMDITPEGLPSGYRPMTAQEKQAFGIPENTGAMIGPDGKPASLPGTASTKVELPKAETKYDEGQGKDYSDLMTSLQKAGRSAAGTKNTLRLMARLTEDENFYSGFNGERALTAKKFLASLGVVDPKATAPTEVFSSLVNDVVLGKLGGSLGAGVSNSDVGFLQSTAPNLANTREGNRLLIAITEKMMDRQHAVAKLARDYAKNNGGRLDVGFEDEPATWADQNPLFTEQDFQAAPAAMNGSPVGRTALSPLNPGEKREVRPGVTIQRLQ; translated from the coding sequence AGACCCTCGCCAGTCTCGGCACGGGGGAGCGGAGCTATGACGACATCGGCAAGACGCTTCTGTCGCTTGGCGAGCTCAATGGCGGCCTTGGCTTCCTCAAGCTCGGTCAGGAGGAGAAGCTGAGAGGAGCGCAGGCTGCGGCAGACCGTGAGGCCTACCGGCTGATCGGCGGCGGCGCGCCCACGTACAGCACATCGACCGGAACGCCTCGCGCCAACATCGACAACGGTGTTCACGTCGCAGAGACGGAAGAGGACGTGCAGCGCCTGGAACGCGCCATGGGCCAGAACACGGCGCCTGACCTCGATAAGGTCGTTCGGACGGTCTATGGCGAGGCCGGCAACCAAGGGGCCATCGGGCAAGCCGCCGTCGCGAACGTCATCGCCAATCGGGCGCAGCAATCAGGCATGACGCCGACTGATGTCGTTCTCGCCAAGGGGCAGTTCGAGCCTTGGTCGGATCCGGCCGCCCGTGCGCGCATGGAGTCGCTTGACCCGAACTCGCCCGAATACAAGCAGATTGCCGAGATCGCTCAAAACGCTCTGTCGGGGCGTGGCGCTGACCCCACAGGCGGGGCGGATCACTTCTACGCACCGAAGGCACAGGCCGCTCTTGGCCGCTCTGCTCCTGCCTGGGACAACGGGTCCGGCCGCGATATCGGCGATCACCGCTTCTTCCGGCTTGGATACGGACCTCAGGGCCCGGTGCAGGTTGCACAGGCCGATATTCCGGCAGCCGGCGCGCGGGAGGCTCAGGGCTTCGCCATCCCTGGCCAGGCGCAGGAAGCGGCTCAGTCTCCGCGCATTGCCAACCTCGAAAGGGCTTTGGCCAATCCGAACCTGTCGGAGAATGCACGTCGCACCCTGCAAGCCCGATTGGATCGAGAGTACAAACTGTTCGATGAGGCCCGGAAGCCAAACGTCACGACGCAGGTAATCAATGGGCGCGTCGTCCTTGTGGATCAGAACGCGCGGACGGCCATGGATATCACGCCTGAGGGCCTGCCTTCGGGCTATCGTCCCATGACCGCGCAGGAAAAGCAGGCATTCGGTATTCCCGAAAACACAGGCGCCATGATCGGCCCGGATGGGAAACCCGCGAGCCTGCCCGGAACTGCCAGCACGAAGGTCGAACTCCCCAAGGCCGAAACCAAGTACGACGAGGGCCAGGGCAAGGACTACAGCGACCTCATGACGAGCCTGCAGAAAGCAGGTCGATCGGCTGCAGGAACGAAGAACACTCTTCGCCTGATGGCGCGCCTTACTGAGGACGAGAACTTCTATTCCGGCTTCAACGGAGAGCGAGCGCTGACCGCGAAGAAGTTCCTTGCTTCTCTTGGCGTTGTCGATCCGAAGGCGACGGCTCCGACCGAGGTATTCAGCAGTCTCGTCAATGATGTCGTGCTCGGCAAGTTGGGCGGCTCACTAGGCGCCGGCGTGTCGAACTCGGACGTTGGCTTCCTCCAGTCCACCGCTCCGAACCTGGCGAACACGAGGGAAGGCAACCGCCTCCTGATCGCCATCACTGAAAAGATGATGGACCGTCAGCATGCGGTGGCGAAGCTCGCACGAGACTACGCCAAGAACAATGGCGGGCGCCTCGATGTCGGCTTCGAAGACGAACCTGCCACTTGGGCTGATCAGAACCCGCTCTTCACCGAGCAGGACTTCCAGGCGGCCCCGGCGGCCATGAACGGTTCCCCCGTCGGACGAACGGCGCTTTCGCCGCTCAATCCGGGCGAGAAGCGTGAGGTTCGTCCGGGCGTCACCATCCAGAGGCTGCAGTAA
- a CDS encoding gp53-like domain-containing protein, giving the protein MRVQIRPRGPSSVKLKFTPGLPGPQGIQGIQGSLWYSGNGAPSAASYRVGDWYLNIATGDVYEKTADAAWTFRDNLTGPQGLQGIQGIQGLKGDPGIQGIQGIQGVQGDKGWSPVLAVVTDSTRRVLQVADWAGGAGTKPATGGYIGATGLVAAIANAVDIRGPAGPPVSVDSIDNTLLANMAVNTIKGRVTAGTGDPEDLTPAQVKTVIGSASEAATGVIEIATQAETNAGTDDVRAVTPKKLRAGFAISLGVNGYIALPTWLGGLVFQWGASLNAASDYRVTLPMAFPTSCLGVFMNQTYSVDPSQFIGISTSGLTTTGFDIRGRNLLNGGSLTVQGNIPVVWFSLGY; this is encoded by the coding sequence ATGCGCGTCCAGATCCGCCCGCGTGGTCCATCCTCTGTCAAACTTAAGTTCACGCCTGGACTGCCTGGCCCTCAGGGGATCCAGGGCATTCAGGGAAGTCTTTGGTACTCGGGGAACGGGGCGCCGAGCGCGGCCTCTTACCGTGTCGGTGATTGGTATCTGAACATTGCCACTGGCGATGTCTACGAGAAGACAGCCGACGCCGCCTGGACCTTCCGCGATAATCTGACTGGCCCTCAGGGGCTTCAAGGCATCCAGGGTATTCAGGGCCTAAAGGGCGATCCGGGTATCCAAGGCATCCAGGGTATTCAGGGTGTCCAAGGTGACAAGGGTTGGTCCCCTGTCCTGGCTGTCGTGACTGACAGCACCCGGCGCGTGCTGCAGGTTGCTGATTGGGCCGGTGGGGCAGGGACTAAGCCTGCAACCGGGGGCTATATCGGCGCAACGGGCTTGGTGGCGGCGATCGCAAACGCCGTAGACATTCGCGGCCCAGCTGGCCCGCCGGTGAGTGTCGACAGCATAGACAACACGTTGCTGGCCAATATGGCTGTCAACACGATCAAGGGGCGTGTCACGGCAGGAACGGGCGATCCCGAGGACCTGACGCCCGCACAGGTCAAGACGGTCATCGGTAGCGCGAGTGAGGCCGCGACGGGTGTTATCGAGATCGCCACCCAAGCCGAAACGAATGCCGGCACAGACGATGTGCGCGCCGTCACTCCCAAAAAACTGCGAGCCGGCTTTGCGATTAGCCTTGGAGTTAATGGTTACATTGCACTCCCTACCTGGCTGGGCGGCTTGGTTTTCCAATGGGGCGCGTCCTTAAATGCGGCGAGCGACTATCGCGTGACCCTTCCGATGGCTTTCCCAACTTCATGCTTGGGTGTGTTTATGAACCAGACCTATAGTGTCGACCCCTCACAGTTTATTGGGATTTCCACAAGCGGCCTTACAACGACGGGGTTTGACATAAGAGGTCGAAATCTCCTGAACGGCGGTTCGCTCACTGTCCAGGGCAATATTCCTGTGGTCTGGTTTTCGCTGGGATATTGA
- a CDS encoding glycoside hydrolase family 108 protein: MTTETFGRALSLVLKHEGGYVDHPKDPGGATNRGITLTTLSAWRGRRVSKAEVKALTVEEAGAIYRANYWNVVKGDDLPAGLDYAVFDFAVLSGPARAAKHLQALVGTKADGVIGPQTLAAVRAGQPADLVRKLTKSRFEFLSSLPTWPVFGKGWRSRIVGVEQQALAMITAPAAPAPVPPPPGSERAPAPPPPGIDPAPVPVSQPATSGGLFAALKGLLEARFGKKA; this comes from the coding sequence ATGACCACCGAGACATTCGGGCGGGCGCTTTCGCTCGTCCTCAAGCACGAAGGCGGGTACGTCGATCATCCGAAGGATCCGGGCGGCGCCACCAACCGAGGGATCACGCTGACAACCCTAAGTGCTTGGCGAGGGCGCAGGGTCTCCAAGGCAGAGGTCAAAGCCCTCACCGTAGAGGAGGCCGGTGCTATCTACCGAGCCAACTACTGGAATGTAGTGAAGGGCGATGATCTGCCAGCCGGCCTGGATTATGCAGTCTTCGACTTTGCTGTGCTCTCGGGTCCTGCGCGAGCTGCAAAGCATCTTCAGGCCTTGGTTGGGACCAAGGCCGATGGGGTGATTGGCCCTCAGACCCTGGCGGCGGTGCGAGCTGGACAGCCAGCCGATCTCGTCCGGAAGCTGACCAAGTCTCGGTTTGAGTTCCTCTCCTCACTTCCGACCTGGCCGGTCTTTGGCAAGGGCTGGCGTTCGCGAATTGTGGGGGTAGAGCAGCAAGCGCTCGCCATGATCACAGCGCCCGCCGCTCCTGCTCCAGTGCCACCACCACCCGGCTCTGAACGCGCTCCAGCGCCCCCCCCTCCCGGCATCGACCCTGCTCCGGTCCCCGTCTCCCAGCCCGCCACTTCAGGCGGGCTTTTTGCTGCCCTCAAAGGCCTCCTGGAAGCCCGTTTCGGAAAGAAGGCATGA